The genomic region CGGGGGTGGTTTATGGGCTTGCGGGGCGTTTGTGGTACACACAGGCACAGCGTGCAAAATAGTGGCGTTTAAACGCCTGTATAGGCGCAATTAAAGGCTTTTGTTGCTTGTTGGGGTATTGGGTGGGTGGTAATTAAACACCGGTGCAACGTAAATTAAACAAAAGTACGTTTTGTGTGTCCTGTGTTTTCGGGCTTTTTTTGGTTGCAACCCTTGTATTTTCGGGCTTTTTTGGGCTTTTTTCTATTCCTTTACTCTATATACCTTTTGTCTGTCCCCCCTTAATTAGCTCCTTTTCTTTCAGAAAATTTACAATATAAATTGCTTCCGGCTCGTCAATGCCCATTCCAAAGTTTTTAGATTTCATGCCGTAATCAAAAACAATTGCTCCAGCTTTTCGGTATGGTGCAGTTTTATTTTGACTCCAAAAGCTATTATCAGTCTCTATCGTTCTAAAATTTCCTGTATCAGCAATAGTGTATGATTTAGTTCTGGCAAAAGGTGCTCCTACTTTTTTTAACGTTAATACCCCTCTTTCAATAGTAACCACTTCTTTACCCATAATATACCAGAGTAACGATAAAAGGGAGGTTATTATGGAATACCCGAGAGCACCTAAAAATAGTACCCAAAATGTATCTGGGACTTCTTTTGCAAATCTTAACATTAGTGTACTGAAAATAAACCCTACAATGATTTGTGTTGCAAGCCCTAAGAACGCAAAGAATACTATGAAAAAATTACGTTTGGCAGGAATGGTAATCATTATACCACTCATGGTTTCTTCAATGATTGCTCTGCTTTTGTAAGGTTTTTCAATATTCATCTTACAGGGCTTTGTAATATTCAGTTTTTAATAGCGGGCAAATTTTATAGCGTTCGTCGCGGGTGTCTTCATACACTGCATTCAGCAATTCGTACACGTCTTTAGTGCCTACTAATCCTGCCCATTCAAAAGGCCCGTAAGGGTAGTTGGTGCCTAATTTCATACCCGTATCAATATCCGCTTTGCCGGCAGTACCTTCCTGCACGGTGTAGTAAGCCTCGTTAATAATCATAAAAATAATGCGGGGGGTTACCATTCCCACGCGGTCGTCCACCCAAGTGCATTGCCAGCCCAGTTGGGCAGCAAGTTCTTCAAGCACAGGTTTTTGGTCTGCATTGTAGCAGGTAGCCTCCAGCAGTGCACGGTTAATAAAGGTGGGCAACGCATTAAACCCAAAAATGGGTGTGGTACAGGTTTGTCCTGCCAGTTGGCGGGCAAGTTGGGTTTTGGCCGCACTTATCAAAACAGGGAATTCAAGGTGTAAGTAGTGGTGCAGGTGTTCGGGGGTATCGTCAAACCCTGCATCAATAAAAGCAGTTAAACCCAAATTGGGCAATTGCCATAAATCGGTATCTTTGATTTCAACCAACGTTGCCGCCGATGAAATTTTCAGTTTTAACTCGTCTATCCTATTTTGCGGTCCTGTTACACCTATTTTCATGTACTAATAATTCAAACGGACACAAAACTAATACCCACACGATGGAAAAGAAAATAATAATTACCCCCGATGCACCTCAACCCATTGGCCCTTATAACCAAGCTGTTTTGGTAGACAATACCCTGTACTGCAGCGGCCAGATTGCCATTGATGTTACCACAGGCGATATGGAGCAAGACAGTATTGAGACCGAAACCCACCAAGTAATGAAAAACGTAGGGGCTGTGCTAAAGGCTGCCGGAATGGATTATAGTAACATTGTTAAAACCAGCATATTTATTACCGATATGGGGCAATTTGCCCGCATAAACCAAGTGTACGCTACCTATTTTGAGAAAGATTTTCCTGCACGCGAAACCGTACAAGTGAGCCGCCTGCCCAAAGATGCAAACGTTGAAATAAGCGTGGTAGCGGTGAAGTAATTGTTTGCGGTGAGATTGAAATCTCACCCTGTTTAAATTACAAGGCGGAGAGGACTTAAGTCCTCTCCGCCTTGTAATTTCGATAGCAACAGGTTTCAATCTGTTCTAATTTTGTAGCAGCAAGGTGCTTTTTATTTACAACAACTTCATTCCAAGGTGTGAAATGTTTCATCTAAGGACTATCAATATTATATTAAATAATTTATATTATATTTGATTAGCTATTGCAAAATAAATATGAAGGATTTTAACAAAGTGTTGCATACTCTTAACTTAGCTGCATCAGATACAAGAGAGGAAACAATAAAGTCTATCATAATCACTTCTCTATATGAGTTTGAAAAGCCAGTTCCCTACAGCGAGTTAATTGATAATATAAACTTAGTTTTTGAATTAAATTTATACGATGCTGAGCTTAAAAGAATTGTTCAATATCTTGAGGATGAAGGGGTTGTTGTTTCGGTTAAGGAGGGATTATATCTATCTAAAGATGTTATACTGAAAATTAGAGACGAGCATAGGCAGTTTAACACTATTGATGACAAAAGATTTGAAAATTTTTCGACATTCTTAAATGAGAAATGTTCAAATATTATGTTAACTGTTGATGATAGAAGCCAACTTTGGAAAGTATATCTTGAATATTTGTACGAATGTTTCTACCAATTTAGCGTAGAGTCCCAAAAATACTTTAGTGATAACCAAAATAGAGATATAATCTATTCTGCTCAAGTTTTTGATAGTGCAATAGTAAAATTAAATAAAAATGAACAAAAGACTGCTTTTAAAATAATTGTCGATCATTTTTCTGACTATGCTTCGAGGGAAATAATTGATTTTATCGACGAAATTGGGCAAAAAACGATATCCTTTGCTTCATTAGGATTAAGTCCAGAAGCTGTTGATAATAACTTTGATAAAGAGATTATTGATTGGATTCTTTATCTAGACACAAATTTCTTGTACTCAATTCTTGATTTGCACATAAATGTTGAAAATGATGCTTGTAAAGAGCTTCTTAAGTTATTCCTTGCTAACAATAAACATATCAAAATCTCTTTTAGATATACTGATTTAACATTGAAAGAACTTAAGCATAAAAAAGATGATTTTTCTAATTTAGATGGGAATTTAACGGATTCAGCTATTCGTGCGTTGCTCAAGTCTGAGGATTTAGATGAGTTTTCAAGAAAATATTATACAAGTTTACTTGAGAAAAGAGAGGACACTATTCATCCATCTAAAGTGATTGATTTAGTCGACTATACCTTGCCAAGGAAAGGGATTACGATTAGTCAAACAAAATCTATTGTTGAAAGCATTGGTGAAGAATATTTAGATACAAGGATACAAGAATATGTTCGCTATATAGGGGCTAAGAATGAATATAGACGAGAGTATGCGGCAAAAAATAAAACAAACTATAGGGAAATTTATAGAAATGATAGTCAGCTTCGACACGATATAACTTTAAGAGAGACAATTATTAGGTATAGAGAGAAGATAATAAAAAAGGAAATTCAGACTTTTAACGATGCCAAATATTTTGGATTGACTTTAGACGGCATTTTGCTGGGGTATGATAGCCTTTTGGCGAAGAATTACGTTGGTAAGAAATATCCAATTTTCTTTCGGCCATCATACCTTTTGAATAAACTAATTAGAGTTTTACCTGTTAAAACTGATAATTACAAAAAAGCATTTATAAAAGCAGTTTCAACAAGAGGTTTCAATAAAGATACAAGAAAGTCTAATGATTTAATCAAAATTGCAAGTTATTTAAGGAGTGAGGGGATTGACGATGAGCAAATAATCTTTAACCTTATAAGTGAGAAACTATTTTTAGAAAAGTACCAAGTAGAATCGCAAAAAGAAAGTTTTAATCCTTCTGAGTTTTTTGAA from Bacteroidota bacterium harbors:
- a CDS encoding RidA family protein; amino-acid sequence: MEKKIIITPDAPQPIGPYNQAVLVDNTLYCSGQIAIDVTTGDMEQDSIETETHQVMKNVGAVLKAAGMDYSNIVKTSIFITDMGQFARINQVYATYFEKDFPARETVQVSRLPKDANVEISVVAVK
- a CDS encoding 3-hydroxyacyl-CoA dehydrogenase, encoding MKIGVTGPQNRIDELKLKISSAATLVEIKDTDLWQLPNLGLTAFIDAGFDDTPEHLHHYLHLEFPVLISAAKTQLARQLAGQTCTTPIFGFNALPTFINRALLEATCYNADQKPVLEELAAQLGWQCTWVDDRVGMVTPRIIFMIINEAYYTVQEGTAGKADIDTGMKLGTNYPYGPFEWAGLVGTKDVYELLNAVYEDTRDERYKICPLLKTEYYKAL